One Paenibacillus riograndensis SBR5 DNA segment encodes these proteins:
- a CDS encoding winged helix-turn-helix transcriptional regulator yields the protein MNVQRSRGAANSKDSQESLQSTLDLIGGKWKGVLLYHLISGTKRFNEIRRLCPEITQRMLTLQLRDLERSGLVHRKVYPQAPRKVEYSLTEWGRGLEAAILSIKSWGEAYREEFGKAHPQLPGYQAPSPAADPACKTDTNIPG from the coding sequence ATGAACGTACAGCGGAGCCGCGGAGCAGCCAACTCAAAGGACAGCCAGGAATCACTCCAGAGCACACTTGATCTGATCGGCGGCAAGTGGAAGGGGGTTCTGCTCTATCATCTAATCAGCGGCACGAAGCGGTTCAATGAAATCCGCAGGCTGTGCCCGGAGATCACCCAACGGATGCTGACGCTTCAGCTCAGAGATCTGGAACGGAGCGGCCTGGTTCACCGCAAGGTGTATCCGCAGGCTCCCCGGAAGGTGGAGTACTCGTTGACAGAGTGGGGCAGAGGTCTGGAAGCAGCCATTCTGAGCATCAAAAGCTGGGGCGAGGCCTACCGCGAGGAATTCGGCAAGGCGCATCCCCAGCTTCCCGGGTACCAGGCTCCTTCTCCAGCCGCAGACCCGGCGTGTAAAACGGACACAAATATCCCCGGCTAG
- a CDS encoding NADH-dependent flavin oxidoreductase yields MSTTDYSPLLEPFQFASSISLKNRVVMAPMTNLSSNEDGTVSGPEIDYYVRRSKGAGMVITACVYVSRGGKGFAGEFGADRDELIPSLRRLAEAIKGEGAKAVLQIFHGGRQCPPEQLLDGQPVGASNVPSELPGGGHGPVPRALADDEIEGIIADFGAAARRAIEAGFDGVEIHGANGYLLQQFFSPHSNTRSDRWGGDLQKRLAFPLAVLRAVKSAVKKHASSPFLVGYRFSPEEPETPGITMSETFALIDALKEEGLDYLHVSQMDLWSRPHRGTGDSRPRIEQIVDRAGSGLPVIGVGSLYSADDALKSLSSGISLVALGRPLLIEPDWVQKVAEGRADEIDTELDPAAQDALVIPDPLWRALIHTPGWLPVKS; encoded by the coding sequence ATGTCTACAACAGATTACAGTCCACTGCTGGAGCCTTTCCAGTTCGCAAGCAGTATTTCCTTGAAAAACCGTGTAGTTATGGCGCCTATGACCAACCTCTCCTCGAATGAGGATGGGACGGTATCCGGGCCGGAAATTGATTATTATGTCCGCCGCTCCAAGGGTGCAGGGATGGTCATCACCGCCTGTGTATACGTATCGCGCGGAGGCAAAGGCTTCGCAGGCGAATTTGGTGCTGACCGGGATGAGCTGATCCCGAGTCTGCGCCGACTGGCGGAAGCCATTAAGGGAGAAGGCGCGAAGGCGGTTCTGCAGATTTTCCACGGCGGACGCCAATGCCCGCCGGAGCAGCTGCTGGACGGACAACCCGTCGGCGCAAGCAATGTGCCGTCAGAGCTTCCGGGCGGCGGCCATGGGCCTGTGCCGCGTGCGCTGGCCGACGATGAAATTGAAGGCATCATCGCCGATTTCGGTGCAGCTGCGCGCCGGGCCATTGAAGCCGGATTCGACGGCGTGGAGATTCACGGTGCGAACGGATATCTGCTGCAGCAGTTTTTCTCGCCGCATTCCAATACGCGCAGCGACCGCTGGGGCGGAGATCTTCAGAAACGCCTGGCTTTTCCGCTGGCTGTTCTGCGCGCGGTAAAAAGCGCGGTGAAGAAACATGCATCGTCGCCGTTCCTTGTCGGCTACCGCTTCTCCCCCGAAGAACCGGAAACACCGGGGATTACAATGTCTGAGACCTTCGCGCTTATCGATGCGCTGAAGGAAGAGGGACTGGACTATCTGCACGTCTCGCAGATGGATCTGTGGTCGCGGCCGCACCGTGGGACCGGGGACAGCCGTCCGCGGATTGAGCAGATTGTTGACCGTGCAGGCAGCGGACTGCCGGTAATCGGTGTCGGTTCTCTGTACAGTGCTGATGATGCACTGAAGAGCCTGTCCAGCGGAATCAGTCTGGTGGCGCTGGGCCGTCCGCTGCTGATTGAACCGGATTGGGTGCAGAAGGTGGCGGAAGGCCGTGCCGATGAAATAGATACAGAACTGGACCCTGCTGCCCAAGATGCTCTCGTCATCCCCGATCCGCTCTGGAGAGCGCTGATTCATACGCCGGGCTGGCTTCCGGTGAAGTCTTAA
- a CDS encoding winged helix-turn-helix transcriptional regulator: MATEIKDRINLKEINCEKELTLAVIGGKWKLIILWHLGLEGTKRFSELKKLIPHITQKMLTNQLRELEEDQLVFRQVYAEVPPRVEYSLTEYGQSLLPVLRMMYDWGKNYGENVIWKDIPPGDR, translated from the coding sequence TTGGCAACGGAGATTAAGGACCGCATTAACCTGAAGGAAATCAACTGTGAGAAGGAACTTACGCTTGCTGTCATCGGCGGGAAGTGGAAGCTGATTATTCTGTGGCATCTGGGCTTGGAAGGGACGAAACGCTTCAGTGAGCTGAAAAAGCTGATTCCCCATATCACCCAAAAAATGCTGACCAACCAGCTCCGCGAACTGGAGGAAGACCAGCTTGTATTCAGGCAAGTGTATGCGGAGGTTCCCCCGAGAGTAGAATACTCATTGACGGAATATGGCCAAAGTCTGCTGCCAGTGCTGCGCATGATGTATGACTGGGGCAAAAACTATGGCGAGAATGTAATCTGGAAGGACATCCCTCCCGGTGACCGGTAG
- a CDS encoding cupin domain-containing protein, whose amino-acid sequence MGKLGVWEPAEPGVKRCILNAAGSLMMMEVHFEEGAEGYEHSHPHEQMSYCLRGSFEFRIDGKKHKVSAGQSIAIPPNAKHGVTALEADSALLDAFTPIREDLLKR is encoded by the coding sequence ATGGGCAAATTGGGAGTATGGGAACCCGCAGAACCGGGAGTCAAACGCTGTATCCTGAATGCGGCAGGCAGTCTGATGATGATGGAGGTTCATTTCGAAGAGGGAGCCGAGGGGTATGAGCACAGCCATCCCCATGAGCAGATGAGCTACTGTCTGCGCGGAAGTTTCGAATTCCGCATTGACGGCAAGAAGCATAAGGTAAGCGCAGGCCAGAGTATTGCCATACCGCCAAACGCCAAACATGGCGTAACCGCACTGGAAGCAGACTCAGCACTGCTCGATGCCTTCACGCCTATCCGTGAAGATTTGCTTAAGCGCTAG
- the hxlB gene encoding 6-phospho-3-hexuloisomerase translates to MNTFSYAQEIVNELQRSVAQLGAAEAEQMAELLLRSGRVFVAGAGRSGLMGRAFAMRLMHAGKDAYVVGETVTPGIGPGDVLVLGTGSGETASLLSMAVKARAVGAAVVAVTLSPESSIGLLADHVVKLPGAPKEQADGGRITIQPMASLFEQTLLLFYDAVILRMMEETGQTSTRMFGNHANLE, encoded by the coding sequence ATGAATACATTCAGCTATGCGCAGGAAATTGTGAATGAGCTGCAGCGGTCGGTTGCGCAGCTCGGAGCAGCGGAGGCTGAGCAGATGGCGGAGCTGCTGCTGCGCTCCGGCCGGGTTTTTGTCGCCGGCGCCGGCCGCTCCGGGCTCATGGGCCGGGCCTTCGCCATGCGGCTGATGCATGCCGGAAAGGATGCCTACGTAGTCGGCGAAACGGTAACGCCGGGGATTGGACCGGGCGATGTGCTGGTGCTGGGCACCGGGTCCGGCGAGACGGCTAGCCTGCTGTCCATGGCAGTGAAGGCCCGGGCTGTGGGGGCCGCCGTTGTGGCGGTGACCCTCTCCCCGGAGTCGTCCATCGGACTGCTGGCTGATCATGTCGTCAAGCTGCCGGGTGCGCCCAAGGAGCAGGCGGATGGAGGCCGGATTACCATCCAGCCAATGGCCTCGCTGTTTGAGCAGACTCTGCTGCTCTTCTATGATGCCGTGATTCTGCGGATGATGGAAGAGACCGGCCAGACCTCCACGCGGATGTTCGGCAACCATGCGAATCTGGAATAA
- the hxlA gene encoding 3-hexulose-6-phosphate synthase, with protein MKLQLALDLVNIDGAKEIVSEVAGFIDIVEIGTPIVINEGLHAVKAIKEAFPALTVLADLKIMDAGGYEVMKAAEAGADIVTVLGVSDDSTIKGAVEEAKKSGREILVDLINVKDIAARAAEVDALGVDYVCVHSGYDHQAEGKNSFADLQAIKSVVKQAKTAIAGGIKLNTLPEVIAAGPDLVIVGGGITGESDQKAAAAEMKRLVSQA; from the coding sequence ATGAAGCTGCAATTAGCGCTGGACCTTGTAAATATTGATGGAGCCAAGGAAATTGTCTCGGAAGTCGCCGGATTTATTGATATCGTGGAGATCGGCACACCGATTGTCATTAATGAAGGCCTGCATGCTGTGAAGGCAATTAAGGAAGCCTTTCCGGCCCTGACCGTGCTGGCTGACCTGAAAATAATGGATGCCGGCGGGTACGAGGTGATGAAGGCGGCTGAAGCAGGCGCAGACATCGTAACCGTACTCGGTGTGTCCGATGACTCGACGATTAAAGGGGCCGTTGAGGAAGCGAAGAAAAGCGGCCGGGAGATTCTGGTGGACCTGATCAACGTCAAGGACATTGCGGCCAGAGCTGCCGAAGTAGACGCGCTCGGTGTGGATTATGTCTGCGTGCATTCCGGTTATGACCATCAGGCGGAGGGGAAAAACTCTTTTGCTGATTTGCAGGCAATCAAAAGTGTAGTGAAACAGGCCAAAACAGCGATTGCCGGCGGCATCAAGCTGAACACATTGCCTGAAGTGATTGCAGCCGGTCCTGATCTGGTCATCGTTGGCGGCGGGATTACCGGCGAAAGCGATCAGAAGGCAGCGGCGGCGGAAATGAAGCGCCTGGTCAGCCAAGCCTGA
- a CDS encoding MATE family efflux transporter codes for MNQTKHQEFNLVKLTWPIFLELFLFMLMGSVDTFMISSVSDDAVSGVGAANQIISIAILVLSVIGNGAAIVVSQYLGSRKPKEAAEVTGNAVTLNLAVGIIFSTAILVFGEALLRALNVTGDILIHAKVYIHIVGGGIFLQALINALATTIRTYGFTKQTMMVSLLMNLIHVAGNYLLIFGHFGLPALGVQGAAISTVASRLICLVIFFLLLYRIMEVRVKLAYYIHLSKKYVLQILKIGIPSAFESVIYQSCQLIFTLYITYLGAEAMATRQYALNISNYIYLFSVAVAMGTSIIVGHLVGARRPEEAYKRVFKSVKWALLVTVIIDVAVIFFRVPLMGLFTDNLEIIALGAQVILLSIFLETGRTCNLVIINSLRASGDAKFPVYMGFISMVCISLPLGYVLVFQLHLGLAGVWLATAADEWLRAVIMFFRWKSRAWVKHRLIEHETAEPAAPTAASSH; via the coding sequence ATGAACCAAACGAAACACCAGGAGTTTAATTTGGTTAAGCTGACCTGGCCTATTTTTCTGGAGCTGTTTCTCTTCATGCTGATGGGAAGTGTGGATACGTTCATGATCAGCTCCGTGTCTGATGATGCGGTGTCCGGCGTGGGCGCTGCCAATCAGATTATAAGTATCGCTATACTCGTGCTTAGCGTGATCGGCAACGGGGCGGCCATTGTCGTTTCGCAATATCTCGGATCCAGGAAGCCCAAAGAGGCGGCGGAGGTCACAGGCAATGCCGTTACACTCAATCTGGCCGTAGGCATTATTTTTAGTACAGCCATACTGGTCTTCGGGGAAGCGCTGCTGAGAGCGCTGAATGTGACAGGGGATATTCTCATCCATGCCAAGGTTTATATTCATATTGTCGGTGGCGGAATTTTCCTGCAGGCGCTGATCAATGCCCTGGCTACGACCATACGCACCTACGGATTCACCAAACAGACGATGATGGTCTCCCTGCTGATGAATCTTATTCACGTAGCCGGCAACTATTTGCTGATCTTCGGTCATTTCGGTTTGCCTGCGCTGGGTGTACAGGGAGCGGCAATTTCTACAGTAGCCAGCCGTTTGATCTGCCTCGTTATTTTTTTCCTGCTGCTCTATAGAATTATGGAAGTGCGGGTGAAACTGGCGTATTACATTCATCTTTCCAAAAAATATGTGCTGCAAATTCTCAAGATCGGCATCCCGTCGGCTTTTGAATCGGTGATTTATCAATCCTGCCAGCTGATTTTCACCTTATATATTACGTATCTGGGCGCAGAGGCTATGGCCACCCGCCAGTATGCACTGAATATTTCCAACTATATTTATCTTTTCAGCGTAGCGGTAGCTATGGGGACCTCGATTATCGTGGGGCATCTCGTGGGGGCAAGACGGCCGGAGGAGGCCTACAAGCGGGTATTCAAGAGTGTGAAGTGGGCGCTGCTTGTCACGGTCATCATTGATGTTGCCGTCATTTTCTTCCGCGTGCCGCTGATGGGGCTGTTCACGGATAATCTGGAGATTATCGCTTTGGGCGCACAGGTGATTCTGCTCAGTATTTTTCTGGAGACGGGCCGCACCTGCAACCTGGTCATTATCAACTCGCTGCGCGCTTCGGGCGATGCCAAGTTCCCTGTCTATATGGGCTTCATTTCGATGGTCTGCATCAGTCTGCCGCTCGGCTATGTGCTGGTGTTCCAGCTTCATCTGGGCCTGGCCGGAGTCTGGCTGGCTACCGCTGCTGACGAATGGCTCCGGGCGGTGATCATGTTTTTCCGCTGGAAGAGCCGGGCTTGGGTGAAGCATCGCCTGATTGAACACGAGACGGCAGAGCCTGCTGCCCCAACT